The genome window CAGTAGCCGCCGTGGCCGCCCTCGATGTTGGCAAAGCTGCCGACGACCTCGATGCGCGAGATCCACTTCGCGCTCTTGTAGCCGAGTTGCGTGGGAACGCGCAGGCGCACCGGGGCGCCGTGATCGGCATCGACGTCCGCGCCGTTGAGGCGCAGGCCCAGCAGCGCTTGCGGATGCATCGCCTGATGCATATCGAGGCTCTCGTAGTACTGCGTGCCCTGGTCGTCGCGGTCGAAGCAGTGGAAGACGACGTAGCGCGCATCGGCACGCGGTTGGGCGGCGGCGACGATGTCGCCCAGGCGGACGCCGCTCCATTTACCGATGACGCTCCATCCTTCGACGCAGTCGTGGCGCGTGATCTGCGTTTGTTGCGGCATCGCGCGCAATTGCGCGAGCGTATAGGTGGACTTGCGATCGACGGCGCCGTCGACGACGAGGCGGTAGCCGCGGAAATCACCGGCGAGCAGATCCGTATACCGCGCGCTGGTTGGGGTCGGCAGGCTGTCGATGCGATAGACGCTGCTGATCGCCGATTCGGGATACTCGCGGGCGAGGCCACGCGTCCCGATAAGGGCTTGATTGAGGCGCTCGGCCGAGCCCAAGAAGTGATGGAAGCCCGCATTGTTATTGAGCGCGGTGCCGATCGGCGAACACGCCGCGAGTGCCGACGAGATGCTGCTTGCGAGGAAGAGTTTACGATTCATGGGCCGACTCCGTCGTGTTCGCCCAAACGATACCAGCCGGTAACCATCGAGCGCATTTGGTTGATGAGGCCTTGCGTCGCCACTTGAAAGGTGTGCACGACGAAGAACCCGATCAGCAGCAGCATGCCGGCGAAGTGCCACAAGCGCGCGAACTGGCGCCCGCCGAAGAGCCACGTGAGCGGCGCGGCGATCGCATCGATGCCGGGCGAAAGCGCGAGGCCCGTGAGGACGACCAGCGGCGTGATCACCAAGCCGATCGATGTGTATGCGGCTTTCTGTAAGGGATTGTAGGTGCCGTGCGGCGGCGGCTCTTTGCGCAGCTTGAGGTAGTACGCTTGCATCGGCCACAGTTTCGGGATATCGCTCGGTCGCAAGATCATCTCGGCGAGATTGCCCTTCAGCGCGCTCGAGACGAGCCAGGCAAGCCAGCAGACCGATGCGACCCAGGCGAAGAAGAAATGCCAGCGGCGGCCGTCGGCGAGATCTTGGTAGGCCGGAATCGTGATCCACCCCGGGAAGGCGCGCGCG of Candidatus Dormiibacterota bacterium contains these proteins:
- a CDS encoding cytochrome b/b6 domain-containing protein, with protein sequence QIFNAAPYLDASDKSSPAHRVLSIDSPSQGVGTTTVFGHTFTTTGWLGWTDDGMGSQGARAFPGWITIPAYQDLADGRRWHFFFAWVASVCWLAWLVSSALKGNLAEMILRPSDIPKLWPMQAYYLKLRKEPPPHGTYNPLQKAAYTSIGLVITPLVVLTGLALSPGIDAIAAPLTWLFGGRQFARLWHFAGMLLLIGFFVVHTFQVATQGLINQMRSMVTGWYRLGEHDGVGP
- a CDS encoding molybdopterin-dependent oxidoreductase, which encodes MNRKLFLASSISSALAACSPIGTALNNNAGFHHFLGSAERLNQALIGTRGLAREYPESAISSVYRIDSLPTPTSARYTDLLAGDFRGYRLVVDGAVDRKSTYTLAQLRAMPQQTQITRHDCVEGWSVIGKWSGVRLGDIVAAAQPRADARYVVFHCFDRDDQGTQYYESLDMHQAMHPQALLGLRLNGADVDADHGAPVRLRVPTQLGYKSAKWISRIEVVGSFANIEGGHGGYWEDQGYEWYAGI